In one window of Gammaproteobacteria bacterium DNA:
- a CDS encoding DUF1295 domain-containing protein, with protein sequence MLNFINHPLTGTPYGTALDLCVVVSILAWLTSVITREYSWADRLWSLCPPIYCLIVAADADFASPRLNLMAVLVTLWGLRLTYNYARKGGFSKGGEDYRWAAIHEKIGPVGFQALNLLFIAPGQMLIVWLFASPVHQAWLWRETPLTFLDGIAAAVFLVFFIGEWVADEQMWRFQQGKKRKIDAGEEVTRPFVTTGLFACCRHPNFFCEMGMWWVFYLFAVGASGAWFNWTGLGFVVLTLLFQGSTQLTESLTLAKYPAYRDYQATTPRLMPLPFLRRAAGRPPRTAGRS encoded by the coding sequence ATGCTGAATTTCATCAACCACCCGCTCACGGGCACGCCGTACGGGACGGCGCTCGATCTTTGCGTCGTGGTTTCGATCCTGGCCTGGCTTACTTCGGTAATCACCCGCGAGTACTCCTGGGCCGACCGGTTGTGGTCGCTGTGCCCGCCGATCTATTGCCTCATCGTCGCGGCGGATGCCGATTTCGCCTCGCCCCGCCTCAATCTCATGGCAGTCCTGGTGACGCTGTGGGGTCTGAGGCTGACCTACAACTACGCGCGCAAGGGCGGCTTCTCCAAGGGGGGTGAAGACTACCGCTGGGCGGCGATCCACGAGAAAATCGGCCCGGTCGGATTCCAGGCGCTGAACCTGCTGTTTATTGCTCCGGGCCAGATGCTCATCGTGTGGCTGTTCGCCTCGCCCGTGCACCAGGCCTGGCTGTGGCGAGAAACGCCCCTGACCTTTCTCGATGGAATCGCCGCCGCGGTTTTCTTGGTGTTTTTCATCGGCGAATGGGTGGCCGACGAGCAGATGTGGCGATTCCAGCAGGGCAAGAAGCGGAAGATCGATGCGGGCGAGGAGGTGACCCGGCCATTCGTCACGACCGGCCTGTTCGCCTGTTGCCGCCACCCCAACTTCTTCTGCGAGATGGGCATGTGGTGGGTGTTCTACCTGTTTGCGGTGGGCGCCTCCGGGGCGTGGTTCAACTGGACCGGCCTGGGCTTCGTGGTTCTCACGCTGCTCTTTCAGGGTTCGACCCAGCTGACGGAATCGCTGACGCTTGCGAAGTACCCCGCTTACCGCGACTACCAGGCCACCACGCCCCGCCTCATGCCTCTGCCTTTCCTGCGCCGCGCAGCCGGGCGACCTCCTCGTACAGCTGGCCGGTCGTGA
- a CDS encoding SDR family oxidoreductase yields the protein MPRILITGASRGLGLEHARQYLEKDWEVIATARNPEASPGLKALESAGSRSLRTVTLDVTDHERIEALAGELAGESLDLLLNNAGTYGPKSAFEGMHYQSLESMDYELWREMHEINVMAAFKVAVCFKPHLEAAANPLLVNMSSDMGSIANNSMGHAYAYRSSKSALNMLTKGMAIEWQNITVIAMAPGWCRTDLGGPEAPVDPVESVRMQQELFERLESSRSGEFINRFGEEVAW from the coding sequence ATGCCACGCATCCTGATTACGGGCGCCTCCCGCGGTCTGGGCCTGGAGCACGCCAGGCAGTACCTCGAGAAGGATTGGGAAGTGATTGCCACCGCCCGCAACCCGGAAGCGTCGCCGGGTCTGAAGGCGCTCGAATCAGCCGGTTCCCGCTCGCTGCGCACGGTAACCCTGGACGTTACCGATCACGAGCGCATTGAGGCGTTGGCCGGAGAACTGGCGGGCGAGTCGCTGGACCTTCTGCTGAACAATGCCGGCACCTACGGGCCGAAATCGGCATTCGAGGGCATGCATTACCAGTCTCTGGAAAGCATGGATTACGAACTGTGGCGCGAAATGCACGAAATCAACGTCATGGCGGCGTTCAAGGTGGCGGTATGTTTCAAGCCGCACCTCGAAGCCGCCGCCAATCCGCTACTGGTGAACATGTCAAGCGACATGGGCTCGATTGCCAACAACTCCATGGGACATGCCTACGCCTACCGCAGCAGCAAGTCGGCGCTCAACATGCTGACCAAGGGCATGGCCATCGAGTGGCAGAACATCACGGTCATCGCCATGGCGCCGGGCTGGTGCCGCACCGACCTGGGCGGGCCGGAGGCGCCGGTGGACCCGGTCGAGAGCGTGCGCATGCAGCAGGAGTTGTTCGAGCGGCTTGAGTCGTCCCGGTCCGGCGAGTTCATCAACCGCTTTGGAGAAGAAGTCGCCTGGTAA
- a CDS encoding ComF family protein: MTPGNTGLARFLLPWRCALCAGRARDGRELCDECDAGLPRAEQACPRCGIRMARTDVAGTCGRCAVRPPGFHRMVAPLAYDYPVDRLLLGLKFGRRMHLARALGQAIAEGVRLQVERGVLEMPEALAPVPLHPRRLAKRGFNQAEEIARLIAREIGVPMLPDICRRVRHTRMQSRLSDEERRLNVAGAFACAQSPLRPAIVDDVVTTGATVDAMAASLIAAGAERVQVWAAARAA, from the coding sequence ATGACTCCGGGAAACACCGGCCTGGCGCGCTTTCTCCTGCCCTGGCGTTGCGCTCTGTGCGCCGGTCGCGCGCGCGATGGCCGGGAATTGTGCGACGAATGCGACGCCGGCCTTCCCCGCGCCGAACAGGCTTGTCCCCGCTGCGGGATCCGCATGGCCAGGACCGATGTCGCGGGCACCTGCGGGCGTTGCGCGGTCCGGCCTCCGGGCTTTCACCGAATGGTTGCTCCGCTCGCCTACGACTATCCGGTGGACCGACTGCTTCTCGGCCTGAAATTCGGCCGGCGGATGCACCTGGCGCGGGCGCTCGGCCAGGCCATTGCCGAAGGCGTTCGCTTGCAAGTGGAGCGGGGCGTTCTGGAAATGCCCGAAGCACTGGCCCCCGTTCCGCTGCATCCGCGCCGGCTTGCAAAGCGCGGCTTTAACCAGGCGGAGGAAATCGCCCGCCTCATCGCGCGCGAAATCGGCGTGCCGATGCTGCCGGACATCTGCCGCCGGGTCCGGCACACGCGCATGCAGAGCCGCCTCAGCGACGAGGAACGCCGCCTGAACGTCGCGGGAGCATTTGCATGCGCGCAGTCGCCGTTGCGGCCGGCAATAGTGGACGACGTCGTGACGACGGGGGCAACGGTCGACGCGATGGCGG